The Cloacibacterium caeni region GGACGGGCAAATGAAGTACGAAATTGTTTCTCTAAGAGCCAATAAAATTCTTTTGCAAGGTTTTAAAATCATCAATTCTGGGGAAGACGAAGTGAAAAACATAGGTGCTGTTCGTTTATATGACAGTCAGTTTTCAACCATTAAAAATAATATTTTCGAGAACAATTATTTCGGGATTACCATTCAGAGAGGGTATCAATGTTTGATTCAAAACAATAAAATCACCACCAATAGAGGAAAATCTCAAGAATTAATCGGAGATGGCGTTCACGTTTGGTCCAGTGCAGAAATCTGGATCAAAAACAATTACATTTCTGGTCACAAAGACGGCATTTACTTAGAAAAAGCCAACAACACCTTTGTTTTTAGAAATATTTCCGAAAAAAATAAACGTTATGGGTTGCACTTCATGTTCGCGCATAACAATGTCTACACTGGAAATATTTTTAAGAATAATGACGCTGGAGTTGCGGTAATGTACAGCCGAAATGTAGGCATGTATAAAAATAAATTCCTCGATAACTGGGGAGATGGCGTTTATGGGCTCTTGCTCAAAGACCTTACCTTCAGTAAAATCAAAAACAATATTTTCAATAACAACACGGCTGCCATTTTTATGGACGGTTCATCTAAAGTTGACCTTTACAACAATCAGTTTTCTAATAACGGTTGGGGTATAAAACTCAATGCCAATTGCATGGAAAACCGTCTCATGAAGAATAATTTCGAGAACAATACTTTCGATGTGAGCACGAGTGGAAGCCTTGTGATGAATATTTTCAAAAATAATCACTGGGACAAATACGAAGGTTATGATCTAGACAAAGACCAAATTGGCGATGTTCCTTTTCATCCCTTGAGTTTATACTCCGTGCTTTCTGAACAAAATCCTATGATTATGTTGTTGTACCGAGCATTTTTTGTGGAGATATTAGACCGTTCCGAACGCTTAATTCCAAGTCTTACTCCTGAGAATTTTGTGGATGAGAAGCCAGAGATGAAAGCGAATGAGGTGATGGAGTGATGAGGTTATGGAGTGATGAAGTTGTAAAGTTGTAAAGTTGTAAAGTTGTGAAGTCGTGAAGTTGTGATGGAGTGATGGATGAAGGATGAAGGATGAAGGATGAAGGATGAAGGATGATGGATGAAGGATGATGGATGAAGGATGATGGATGATGGATGATGGATGAAGGATGAAGGATGAAGGATGAAGGATGATGGATGAATGGTGAATTGATGCTCCGTTTTGTGATTTTAAAAATTATTTTTATAAAAAGTTATGATTGAAATAAAAAATTTAACCAAAAAATTCAATAAGTTCACTGCGCTTAATCAGGTGAATATTCGCTTTAATGATGGGCATTCTGTTGCACTCATTGGTCCCAATGGTTGCGGAAAAACTACCCTTATTAAATGTATTCTCGGATTAAATGTAGTAGAAGATGGCGATATTTTGGTCAATAATGAAAGCGTAAAAGAACATTATCTCTACCGAAAAAATATTGGTTACATGCCTCAAATTGGTCGATATCCTGAGAATATGACCATCGCGCAAACCATTCAGATGATTAAAGATACCCGAAAAGTCTCTGAAAGCGAATTAGATACTGAACTTTTAGAAGCTTTCGAACTGGAAAGTATCTTCGACAAAAAAATGCGCACGCTTTCTGGCGGAACTACCCAAAAAGTAAGTGCTGTTTTGGCTTTTTTATTCAATCCTGGGATTATAATTTTGGATGAACCTACGGCAGGTTTGGACCCACTTGCTTCTGAAATTTTAAAAAATAAAATCATCAAAGAAAAAAACAAAGGAAAACTCATCATTATCACGTCTCACCTGTTGAGCGAATTGGATGATATTGTGAGTGAAATTGTTTTCATGAATGAAGGAAAAGTCATTGTTCACCAATCTGTAGAAGAATTAATGACCGAAAGAAAAACCGAGAAAATCTCAGAAAGTATCATCAGTATTTTAAAGGAAATGAAGCCATGAACAATATCGCAAAATTCATCTTTTTCGACATTTTAAAGAATAAAATCGTCTT contains the following coding sequences:
- the nosD gene encoding nitrous oxide reductase family maturation protein NosD; the encoded protein is MKNLSKILSFFFLLNFAYHSAKTLVVGKNQAYKTINSALVQAQNGDTILVQRGHYREGNINIQKSIALIGIGRPVLDGQMKYEIVSLRANKILLQGFKIINSGEDEVKNIGAVRLYDSQFSTIKNNIFENNYFGITIQRGYQCLIQNNKITTNRGKSQELIGDGVHVWSSAEIWIKNNYISGHKDGIYLEKANNTFVFRNISEKNKRYGLHFMFAHNNVYTGNIFKNNDAGVAVMYSRNVGMYKNKFLDNWGDGVYGLLLKDLTFSKIKNNIFNNNTAAIFMDGSSKVDLYNNQFSNNGWGIKLNANCMENRLMKNNFENNTFDVSTSGSLVMNIFKNNHWDKYEGYDLDKDQIGDVPFHPLSLYSVLSEQNPMIMLLYRAFFVEILDRSERLIPSLTPENFVDEKPEMKANEVME
- a CDS encoding ABC transporter ATP-binding protein, yielding MIEIKNLTKKFNKFTALNQVNIRFNDGHSVALIGPNGCGKTTLIKCILGLNVVEDGDILVNNESVKEHYLYRKNIGYMPQIGRYPENMTIAQTIQMIKDTRKVSESELDTELLEAFELESIFDKKMRTLSGGTTQKVSAVLAFLFNPGIIILDEPTAGLDPLASEILKNKIIKEKNKGKLIIITSHLLSELDDIVSEIVFMNEGKVIVHQSVEELMTERKTEKISESIISILKEMKP